Proteins from one Telopea speciosissima isolate NSW1024214 ecotype Mountain lineage chromosome 1, Tspe_v1, whole genome shotgun sequence genomic window:
- the LOC122665716 gene encoding formin-like protein 5 isoform X2 produces MSSQYPVLDSRPIDQWKVAELKEELKRRKLTTKGLKDDLIKRLDEAIRNEREAASEEEFVNGIDCDTKEVKSKEAERKLIDTEIIKDTEDGREIKTQAAEYTKDGSEIKTQAADDDESVVDIDDSIPEIAQGKAKAEESTGNTDPVAVVDEPVVNAVSVETTITVSHTMVTQSACSEQESQNNETKTENEDQKPLQEDAVLNASDPNNQVSEVSPVLGFQVKCESISTDSVSIIEKNELKDNLNADNFHLDLEVKPEMVQPSSSDVPPNDGNVHPLDDQEPCENQGSVEDIDDTNNPNLDISKKNDSADGGYSEKLNLDRSSGDDSMEEDVMESKQIDSIHNSEELRDSNELTEVRVVKEERHVDAVGGGFSSEKKEVPDDNKTCHAVPAEKRKLEDQEAVGNIEPPKRQRRWNSENIEVPQLQVSNFTPSTTPKDASHSTFPKRNFTRSNSNISEESPKERVVPPSPKPPTTSLRIDRFLRPFTLKAVQELLTKTGKVSSFWMDHIKTHCYVTYSSVEEAIETRKSLYNLQWPSNGGRLLVAEFVDPQEVKMRAEAPPQPQAPPVSTSPATPGAPSNFQTPLTTVRQHGLRQQLPPPPPLPPPPPPPPMSDQPTARERLPLPPPPPPLKKQEPPIVTLDDLFRKTKATPRIYYLPLSDEQVTAKLAAREKKA; encoded by the exons ATGTCGAGTCAGTACCCTGTTCTTGACAGCCGACCCATTGATCAATGGAAAGTGGCAGAGTTAAAGGAAGAACTTAAGAGAAGGAAGCTTACAACAAAGGGGCTGAAGGATGACCTGATAAAACGGTTAGACGAAGCGATTCGAAATGAGAGAGAAGCTGCTTCTGAGGAAGAATTTGTTAACGGTATTGATTGTGATACCAAAGAGGTTAAGAGTAAAGAGGCAGAGCGAAAGCTGATTGACACTGAAATCATCAAAGACACTGAGGATGGTAGGGAAATTAAAACCCAAGCTGCAGAATATACTAAGGATGGCAGTGAAA TTAAAACACAAGCAGCAGATGATGATGAGTCTGTTGTCGATATCGATGACAGTATACCTGAGATAGCTCAAGGGAAAGCAAAAGCTGAGGAATCAACTGGTAATACAGATCCTGTTGCTGTTGTTGATGAACCAGTAGTCAATGCAGTGTCTGTCGAAACCACAATCACAGTCAGCCACACCATGGTAACTCAGTCAGCATGTAGCGAGCAGGAGTCGCAGAACAATGAAACCAAGACAGAGAATGAGGATCAAAAGCCTCTCCAGGAAGATGCTGTGCTCAACGCTTCCGATCCGAACAATCAGGTATCTGAGGTCAGCCCTGTTTTAGGGTTCCAAGTAAAGTGTGAGTCTATTTCTACTGATTCTGTGTCaattattgaaaagaatgaactAAAGGATAATTTGAATGCTGATAATTTCCATTTAGACCTAGAAGTTAAGCCAGAGATGGTGCAACCATCATCCAGTGATGTTCCTCCTAATGATGGCAATGTACATCCACTGGATGATCAAGAGCCATGTGAGAACCAGGGCTCTGTTGAAGATATTGATGACACCAACAACCCTAATCTGGACATTAGCAAGAAAAATGATAGTGCTGATGGGGGGTACtcagaaaaattaaatttagaCCGAAGTTCCGGTGACGACTCAATGGAGGAGGATGTAATGGAGAGTAAGCAGATTGATTCTATTCATAATTCTGAAGAATTGAGAGATAGCAATGAGCTAACTGAAGTGCGtgttgtaaaagaggaaagacaTGTTGACGCTGTGGGAGGTGGCTTCTCTTCTGAGAAGAAGGAAGTTCCTGATGATAATAAGACTTGTCATGCTGTTCCTGCTGAGAAAAGAAAACTTGAAG ATCAAGAAGCTGTTGGGAACATTGAACCTCCAAAACGACAGCGTCGATGGAATTCTGAGAATATTGAAGTTCCCCAACTGCAAGTCTCTAATTTCACTCCTTCTACAACACCAAAAGATGCTTCTCACTCTACCTTCCCCAAACGAAACTTCACCAGGTCCAACTCAAACATAAGCGAAGAATCACCCAAGGAACGTGTTG TTCCACCTTCACCAAAACCTCCAACGACATCCCTTAGAATCGATCGTTTTCTCCGTCCATTTACTCTCAAAGCAGTGCAAGAGCTTCTAACCAAAACTGGAAAAGTCTCTAGTTTCTGGATGGATCACATCAAGACACACTGCTATGTTACG TATTCATCGGTAGAAGAAGCCATCGAGACTCGAAAATCGCTGTACAACTTACAGTGGCCTTCAAATGGAGGACGACTCCTGGTGGCCGAATTTGTTGACCCCCAGGAAGTGAAAATGCGGGCTGAAGCTCCCCCCCAGCCCCAAGCACCACCTGTCAGCACCAGTCCAGCAACACCTGGAGCCCCTTCAAACTTCCAGACCCCATTGACTACTGTTCGTCAACATGGGCTGCGGCAGCAGCTTCCACCCCCACCTCcactcccaccaccaccaccgccaccaccgatGTCTGACCAACCCACAGCAAGGGAAAGGCTGCCTCTtccacccccacctccacccTTGAAGAAGCAAGAACCACCAATTGTTACCCTTGATGATCTGTTCAGGAAGACTAAAGCTACCCCTCGGATATATTACCTGCCTTTATCTGATGAGCAGGTCACAGCAAAACTTGCAGCACGAGAGAAAAAGGCATGA
- the LOC122665716 gene encoding formin-like protein 5 isoform X1, translating to MSSQYPVLDSRPIDQWKVAELKEELKRRKLTTKGLKDDLIKRLDEAIRNEREAASEEEFVNGIDCDTKEVKSKEAERKLIDTEIIKDTEDGREIKTQAAEYTKDGSENKFQASKDTNEGREIKTQAADDDESVVDIDDSIPEIAQGKAKAEESTGNTDPVAVVDEPVVNAVSVETTITVSHTMVTQSACSEQESQNNETKTENEDQKPLQEDAVLNASDPNNQVSEVSPVLGFQVKCESISTDSVSIIEKNELKDNLNADNFHLDLEVKPEMVQPSSSDVPPNDGNVHPLDDQEPCENQGSVEDIDDTNNPNLDISKKNDSADGGYSEKLNLDRSSGDDSMEEDVMESKQIDSIHNSEELRDSNELTEVRVVKEERHVDAVGGGFSSEKKEVPDDNKTCHAVPAEKRKLEDQEAVGNIEPPKRQRRWNSENIEVPQLQVSNFTPSTTPKDASHSTFPKRNFTRSNSNISEESPKERVVPPSPKPPTTSLRIDRFLRPFTLKAVQELLTKTGKVSSFWMDHIKTHCYVTYSSVEEAIETRKSLYNLQWPSNGGRLLVAEFVDPQEVKMRAEAPPQPQAPPVSTSPATPGAPSNFQTPLTTVRQHGLRQQLPPPPPLPPPPPPPPMSDQPTARERLPLPPPPPPLKKQEPPIVTLDDLFRKTKATPRIYYLPLSDEQVTAKLAAREKKA from the exons ATGTCGAGTCAGTACCCTGTTCTTGACAGCCGACCCATTGATCAATGGAAAGTGGCAGAGTTAAAGGAAGAACTTAAGAGAAGGAAGCTTACAACAAAGGGGCTGAAGGATGACCTGATAAAACGGTTAGACGAAGCGATTCGAAATGAGAGAGAAGCTGCTTCTGAGGAAGAATTTGTTAACGGTATTGATTGTGATACCAAAGAGGTTAAGAGTAAAGAGGCAGAGCGAAAGCTGATTGACACTGAAATCATCAAAGACACTGAGGATGGTAGGGAAATTAAAACCCAAGCTGCAGAATATACTAAGGATGGCAGTGAAAATAAATTCCAAGCTTCCAAAGATACTAATGAGGGCAGAGAAATTAAAACACAAGCAGCAGATGATGATGAGTCTGTTGTCGATATCGATGACAGTATACCTGAGATAGCTCAAGGGAAAGCAAAAGCTGAGGAATCAACTGGTAATACAGATCCTGTTGCTGTTGTTGATGAACCAGTAGTCAATGCAGTGTCTGTCGAAACCACAATCACAGTCAGCCACACCATGGTAACTCAGTCAGCATGTAGCGAGCAGGAGTCGCAGAACAATGAAACCAAGACAGAGAATGAGGATCAAAAGCCTCTCCAGGAAGATGCTGTGCTCAACGCTTCCGATCCGAACAATCAGGTATCTGAGGTCAGCCCTGTTTTAGGGTTCCAAGTAAAGTGTGAGTCTATTTCTACTGATTCTGTGTCaattattgaaaagaatgaactAAAGGATAATTTGAATGCTGATAATTTCCATTTAGACCTAGAAGTTAAGCCAGAGATGGTGCAACCATCATCCAGTGATGTTCCTCCTAATGATGGCAATGTACATCCACTGGATGATCAAGAGCCATGTGAGAACCAGGGCTCTGTTGAAGATATTGATGACACCAACAACCCTAATCTGGACATTAGCAAGAAAAATGATAGTGCTGATGGGGGGTACtcagaaaaattaaatttagaCCGAAGTTCCGGTGACGACTCAATGGAGGAGGATGTAATGGAGAGTAAGCAGATTGATTCTATTCATAATTCTGAAGAATTGAGAGATAGCAATGAGCTAACTGAAGTGCGtgttgtaaaagaggaaagacaTGTTGACGCTGTGGGAGGTGGCTTCTCTTCTGAGAAGAAGGAAGTTCCTGATGATAATAAGACTTGTCATGCTGTTCCTGCTGAGAAAAGAAAACTTGAAG ATCAAGAAGCTGTTGGGAACATTGAACCTCCAAAACGACAGCGTCGATGGAATTCTGAGAATATTGAAGTTCCCCAACTGCAAGTCTCTAATTTCACTCCTTCTACAACACCAAAAGATGCTTCTCACTCTACCTTCCCCAAACGAAACTTCACCAGGTCCAACTCAAACATAAGCGAAGAATCACCCAAGGAACGTGTTG TTCCACCTTCACCAAAACCTCCAACGACATCCCTTAGAATCGATCGTTTTCTCCGTCCATTTACTCTCAAAGCAGTGCAAGAGCTTCTAACCAAAACTGGAAAAGTCTCTAGTTTCTGGATGGATCACATCAAGACACACTGCTATGTTACG TATTCATCGGTAGAAGAAGCCATCGAGACTCGAAAATCGCTGTACAACTTACAGTGGCCTTCAAATGGAGGACGACTCCTGGTGGCCGAATTTGTTGACCCCCAGGAAGTGAAAATGCGGGCTGAAGCTCCCCCCCAGCCCCAAGCACCACCTGTCAGCACCAGTCCAGCAACACCTGGAGCCCCTTCAAACTTCCAGACCCCATTGACTACTGTTCGTCAACATGGGCTGCGGCAGCAGCTTCCACCCCCACCTCcactcccaccaccaccaccgccaccaccgatGTCTGACCAACCCACAGCAAGGGAAAGGCTGCCTCTtccacccccacctccacccTTGAAGAAGCAAGAACCACCAATTGTTACCCTTGATGATCTGTTCAGGAAGACTAAAGCTACCCCTCGGATATATTACCTGCCTTTATCTGATGAGCAGGTCACAGCAAAACTTGCAGCACGAGAGAAAAAGGCATGA